In Mycolicibacterium mucogenicum DSM 44124, the following are encoded in one genomic region:
- a CDS encoding HRDC domain-containing protein: MTDADPVETSDDDPDVTPLLAPADGVPAVAVYASDIARAGELLASGHGAFAIDAERASGFRYSNRAYLIQIRRAGAGSVLIDPVSHGIDPLKALAPVAEVVNSDEWILHAADQDLPCLAELGMRPPSLYDTELGGRLAGYDRVNLAAMVQRLLGLGLKKGHGAADWSKRPLPADWLNYAALDVEVLLELRAAVAAELESQGKTEWAAQEFEYMRTVEPTPTRRDRWRRTSGIHKVRNGQALAAVRELWQTRDRIAQRRDIAPGRILPDSAIIAAAVANPDTIEKLTALPIFGGSRQKRSAQVWLDALTRARAADPPASEPNNGLPPPARWSRRKPEAFERLEKCRAGLSELSERVSVPTENLLTPETVRRLCWDWQPLPDVAAAVDEFLAAAGARPWQRELCGPVLAAALG; the protein is encoded by the coding sequence ATGACTGACGCTGATCCGGTCGAGACGTCTGACGACGATCCCGACGTCACTCCCCTGCTGGCACCCGCCGACGGCGTGCCTGCCGTCGCCGTCTATGCGAGCGACATCGCCCGCGCCGGCGAGCTCCTGGCGTCCGGGCACGGCGCCTTCGCGATCGATGCCGAGCGGGCGTCGGGCTTCCGCTATTCCAACCGCGCGTACCTGATCCAGATTCGCCGCGCGGGTGCCGGTTCGGTCTTGATCGACCCCGTCAGCCACGGCATCGACCCGCTGAAGGCGCTGGCGCCGGTGGCCGAGGTCGTGAATTCCGACGAGTGGATTCTGCACGCGGCCGACCAGGATCTGCCGTGCCTGGCCGAACTGGGCATGAGGCCGCCGTCGCTGTACGACACCGAACTGGGCGGACGGCTCGCCGGCTACGACCGGGTGAACCTCGCCGCCATGGTGCAGCGGTTGTTGGGGCTGGGGCTGAAGAAGGGCCACGGCGCCGCCGACTGGTCCAAGCGACCGCTGCCCGCGGACTGGCTGAACTACGCGGCGCTGGACGTCGAGGTGCTCCTGGAGTTGCGTGCCGCCGTGGCCGCGGAACTCGAGTCGCAAGGCAAAACCGAATGGGCCGCACAGGAATTCGAGTACATGCGGACCGTCGAACCCACCCCGACCCGGCGCGACCGCTGGCGGCGGACCTCGGGTATCCACAAGGTCCGCAACGGCCAGGCGCTGGCCGCGGTGCGCGAGCTGTGGCAGACGCGCGACCGGATCGCACAGCGGCGGGACATCGCGCCCGGCCGCATCCTGCCCGACTCGGCGATCATCGCGGCGGCCGTCGCCAATCCGGACACCATCGAAAAGCTCACGGCGCTACCGATTTTCGGCGGCTCGCGGCAGAAGCGCAGCGCGCAGGTGTGGCTCGACGCGCTGACCCGGGCCCGGGCGGCCGATCCCCCGGCGTCCGAACCGAACAACGGGCTGCCGCCACCGGCACGGTGGTCGCGCCGCAAGCCCGAGGCGTTCGAACGGCTGGAAAAGTGCCGCGCTGGGCTTTCCGAACTGTCCGAACGGGTTTCGGTACCGACAGAGAATCTGCTGACGCCCGAGACCGTGCGGCGACTGTGCTGGGACTGGCAGCCGCTTCCCGACGTCGCCGCTGCGGTCGACGAATTCCTCGCCGCGGCGGGCGCCCGGCCCTGGCAGCGGGAGCTGTGCGGCCCGGTGTTGGCCGCTGCTTTGGGTTGA
- the hemE gene encoding uroporphyrinogen decarboxylase, whose amino-acid sequence MSTRRELPQSPYLAAANGRTPDRTPVWMMRQAGRSLPEYRALRATHTMLSACFNPELVCEITMQPVRRHGVDAAILFSDIVVPLKAAGIDLDIVPDVGPVIAHPIRTPDDVEGIKPLEPHQVAPVAEAIGLLTRELGDVPLIGFAGAPFTLASYLVEGGPSRNHEKTKAMMLGESATWHDLMEKLTDLTIEFLSAQLAAGVDAIQLFDSWAGTLSLADYRDYVLPHSSRIFAALKDHGVPMTHFGVGTAELLGAMGEAGATVVGVDWRTNLVDAAHRVGPGKALQGNLDPVVLLAGWRVVDDAVRQVVADGRRAVEAGAAGHIFNLGHGVLPSTDPGVVTEAVALAHSL is encoded by the coding sequence ATGAGCACCCGTCGTGAACTGCCGCAATCGCCCTATCTGGCTGCCGCCAACGGCCGCACCCCGGACCGGACCCCGGTGTGGATGATGCGGCAGGCCGGCCGGTCCCTGCCCGAGTACCGCGCCCTGCGCGCCACCCACACCATGCTCTCGGCGTGTTTCAACCCGGAGCTGGTCTGCGAGATCACCATGCAGCCGGTGCGCCGGCACGGCGTCGACGCCGCCATCTTGTTCTCGGACATCGTGGTGCCGCTCAAGGCCGCCGGGATCGATCTGGACATCGTCCCGGACGTCGGGCCGGTGATCGCCCACCCGATCCGGACCCCGGATGACGTCGAGGGCATCAAGCCGCTCGAGCCGCATCAGGTGGCGCCGGTGGCGGAGGCCATCGGCCTGCTCACCAGGGAACTGGGCGACGTGCCGCTGATCGGTTTCGCGGGCGCACCGTTCACGCTCGCTTCCTACCTCGTGGAGGGCGGCCCGAGCCGCAACCACGAGAAGACCAAGGCCATGATGCTCGGCGAGTCGGCGACGTGGCATGACCTGATGGAGAAGCTGACCGACCTCACCATCGAGTTCCTGAGCGCCCAGCTGGCCGCCGGCGTCGACGCGATCCAGCTGTTCGACTCATGGGCCGGCACCCTGTCACTCGCCGACTACCGGGACTACGTGCTGCCGCACAGCTCCCGCATCTTCGCCGCCCTGAAAGACCACGGCGTCCCGATGACGCACTTCGGCGTCGGCACCGCCGAGTTGCTCGGTGCCATGGGCGAGGCCGGCGCGACGGTCGTCGGCGTCGACTGGCGCACCAACCTCGTCGACGCCGCGCACCGGGTCGGTCCGGGCAAGGCACTGCAGGGCAACCTCGATCCGGTCGTGCTGCTGGCCGGCTGGCGCGTGGTCGACGACGCCGTCCGCCAGGTTGTCGCGGACGGTCGCCGGGCCGTCGAGGCCGGTGCCGCCGGACACATCTTCAACCTCGGCCACGGTGTGTTGCCGTCGACCGATCCCGGTGTGGTCACCGAAGCGGTGGCGCTGGCCCACTCGCTGTGA
- the dxs gene encoding 1-deoxy-D-xylulose-5-phosphate synthase: MLEQVRGPADLAHLSQPQLTELAAEIREFLVHKVAATGGHLGPNLGVVELTLALHRVFDSPHDPIIFDTGHQAYVHKMLTGRCPDFDTLRMKGGLSGYPSRAESEHDWVESSHASTALSYADGLAKAFELSGYRNRHVVAVVGDGALTGGMCWEALNNIAAANRPIVIVVNDNGRSYAPTIGGLADHFAALRLQPGYEKALERGKHALRGVPVVGEFCYQCVHSIKAGIKDALAPQALFTDLGLKYVGPIDGHDEHAVEAALRHARGFNAPVIVHVVTRKGMGYSHAENDEAEQMHSTGIIDPHTGRSTAESVLGWTSVFSEELIKQATKRRDIVAITAAMPGPTGLSAFRQRFPDRFFDVGIAEQHAMTSAAGLAMGGMHPVVAIYSTFLNRAFDQIMMDVALHKLPVTMVLDRAGVTGNDGASHNGVWDMSMLGIVPGMQVAAPRDAARLREELGEALAVSDGPTAVRFPKGAVGDDIPAVRRQHGVDILTEPADGLSDDVLLVAVGAFARMALLVADRLRKQGIGVTVVDPRWVLPVPAAIADLARAHKLVVTLEDNGVAGGIGSAVSASLRRAEIDVPCRDVGVPQEFQDHATRSEVLVSLGLTDQDIARQVTGWVAALGSSVDIASQ, from the coding sequence ATGCTTGAACAGGTCCGCGGCCCAGCTGATCTGGCGCACCTGTCGCAGCCTCAGCTGACGGAACTTGCCGCCGAGATCAGGGAATTCCTGGTGCACAAGGTGGCCGCCACCGGCGGGCATCTCGGCCCCAACCTGGGTGTCGTCGAGCTGACCCTGGCCCTGCACCGGGTCTTCGATTCGCCGCACGATCCGATCATCTTCGACACCGGTCACCAGGCCTATGTCCACAAGATGCTGACCGGCCGGTGCCCCGATTTCGACACCCTGCGCATGAAGGGTGGCCTCTCGGGCTACCCGTCGCGCGCCGAGAGTGAACACGACTGGGTCGAGTCGAGCCACGCCAGCACCGCGCTGTCCTACGCCGACGGCCTGGCCAAGGCCTTCGAACTCTCCGGCTACCGCAACCGCCACGTCGTCGCCGTCGTCGGTGACGGCGCGCTCACCGGCGGCATGTGCTGGGAGGCGCTGAACAACATCGCGGCCGCCAACCGGCCCATCGTCATCGTCGTCAATGACAACGGTCGCAGCTACGCACCGACCATCGGTGGCCTGGCCGACCACTTCGCGGCCCTGCGTCTGCAGCCCGGCTACGAGAAGGCGCTGGAACGCGGCAAGCATGCGCTGCGTGGCGTGCCCGTCGTCGGCGAGTTCTGTTACCAGTGCGTGCACAGCATCAAGGCCGGCATCAAGGACGCGCTGGCACCGCAGGCGCTGTTCACCGATCTGGGTCTCAAGTACGTCGGGCCCATCGACGGGCACGACGAGCACGCCGTCGAGGCGGCGCTGCGGCACGCCCGCGGGTTCAACGCGCCGGTGATCGTGCACGTCGTCACCCGCAAGGGCATGGGCTACTCGCACGCGGAGAATGACGAAGCCGAGCAGATGCACTCGACCGGCATCATCGACCCGCACACCGGGCGGTCCACCGCCGAGTCGGTACTGGGCTGGACGTCGGTGTTCTCCGAGGAGCTCATCAAGCAGGCCACGAAGCGGCGCGACATCGTCGCGATCACCGCGGCCATGCCGGGGCCGACGGGTCTGTCGGCGTTCCGGCAGCGTTTCCCGGACCGGTTCTTCGACGTCGGTATCGCCGAGCAGCACGCGATGACGTCGGCTGCGGGTCTGGCCATGGGCGGTATGCACCCCGTCGTCGCCATCTACTCGACGTTCCTGAACCGGGCCTTCGACCAGATCATGATGGACGTGGCGCTGCACAAGCTGCCCGTCACCATGGTTCTCGACCGTGCCGGCGTCACCGGCAACGACGGTGCCAGTCACAACGGCGTGTGGGACATGTCGATGCTCGGCATCGTGCCCGGCATGCAGGTCGCCGCGCCGCGCGATGCCGCCCGGCTGCGTGAGGAACTCGGTGAGGCACTTGCGGTTTCGGACGGACCCACCGCAGTGCGGTTCCCGAAGGGTGCGGTCGGCGACGACATTCCGGCCGTCCGCCGTCAGCATGGCGTAGACATCCTGACCGAGCCCGCCGACGGCCTGTCCGACGACGTGCTGCTGGTCGCGGTGGGTGCGTTCGCCCGGATGGCGCTGTTGGTCGCCGATCGGTTGCGCAAGCAGGGCATCGGTGTGACGGTCGTCGACCCGCGCTGGGTGCTCCCGGTCCCGGCAGCCATCGCCGACCTGGCCCGGGCCCACAAACTCGTTGTGACACTTGAGGACAACGGTGTCGCCGGCGGTATCGGCTCCGCGGTCTCGGCATCGCTGCGGCGTGCCGAGATCGACGTGCCGTGCCGCGACGTCGGCGTGCCCCAGGAGTTCCAGGACCATGCCACCCGCAGTGAGGTCCTGGTGTCGCTCGGTCTGACCGACCAGGACATCGCCCGCCAGGTCACCGGCTGGGTCGCCGCCCTCGGCAGCTCGGTCGACATCGCGTCCCAGTAG
- a CDS encoding DUF3000 domain-containing protein — protein sequence MNAATVRPEIELGPIRPPQRLAPFSYALGAEVRHPDASVVPESSEGDAFGRLILLHDPEGAEAWDGTMRLVAYIQADLDSTEAVDPLLPEVAWSWLVDALESHADGVTALGGTVTATTSVRYGDISGPPRAHQLELRASWTATSLELGPHVQAFCEVLEHAAGLPPAGVTDLGSRTRA from the coding sequence ATGAACGCCGCCACCGTGCGCCCGGAGATCGAACTCGGCCCGATCCGTCCGCCGCAGCGGCTGGCTCCCTTCAGCTACGCGCTGGGCGCAGAGGTGCGTCATCCCGACGCCTCCGTGGTCCCGGAAAGCTCGGAGGGCGACGCCTTCGGACGTCTGATCCTGCTGCACGATCCCGAAGGTGCTGAAGCCTGGGACGGCACCATGCGTCTCGTCGCCTACATCCAGGCTGATCTGGACTCCACCGAGGCCGTCGACCCACTGCTGCCCGAGGTGGCGTGGAGCTGGCTGGTCGATGCGCTCGAGTCGCACGCCGACGGCGTCACCGCCCTGGGCGGCACGGTCACCGCGACGACGTCGGTGCGGTACGGCGACATCTCCGGCCCGCCGCGTGCCCACCAGCTGGAGCTGCGGGCGTCGTGGACCGCGACGTCGCTCGAACTGGGACCGCATGTGCAGGCGTTCTGTGAGGTGCTCGAGCACGCCGCCGGACTGCCGCCTGCGGGCGTGACCGATCTGGGTTCGCGCACGCGCGCGTGA
- a CDS encoding lipoprotein LpqH, producing the protein MRVHRPDLVAVLAVLLISACESGTPTVTSIVFDGEPHTINTGTVVCTRQPTGGGLVILAQGKSGQLVRIQLTQVGRIVVQKVGLRDGDATGFVADPQEITGIKVDDTYTVSGRMPPNQGESGWHTFKIQTACAGYQDAHPHDTVPAIGSP; encoded by the coding sequence ATGCGCGTCCACCGCCCGGATCTGGTGGCGGTGCTGGCTGTCCTGTTGATCAGTGCGTGCGAGTCCGGGACGCCGACCGTCACCTCGATCGTCTTCGACGGGGAACCGCACACCATCAACACCGGCACGGTCGTCTGTACCCGGCAGCCGACCGGGGGAGGCCTGGTCATCCTGGCGCAGGGCAAGTCGGGACAGCTGGTGCGGATTCAGCTCACGCAGGTGGGCCGCATCGTCGTCCAGAAGGTCGGACTGCGGGACGGCGACGCGACGGGATTCGTCGCCGACCCGCAGGAGATCACCGGTATCAAGGTCGACGACACCTACACCGTCAGCGGGCGCATGCCGCCGAATCAGGGTGAGTCGGGGTGGCATACGTTCAAAATCCAGACCGCCTGCGCCGGTTACCAGGACGCCCATCCGCATGACACCGTCCCGGCGATCGGGAGTCCGTAA
- a CDS encoding alpha/beta fold hydrolase — MHAELEAWKSAGQYFDYLGFDIFYRQDGLELGSGPVLLLIHGYPFNSWDWSLIWPALIEKFTVIAPDMIGMGFSAKPSAYQYSVHDHADMHEALLDHLGVQTAHILAHDIGDSVCQELLARNRFGDQSYGKLNIESITWLNGGLFVESYTPRLLQKALSRTPLGDIISPLQGTPLSRRLADPTINEMFGVNTKPSKELMDKFHEILDYNDGKKVMHQVGRFINDRYTHRNRWVRAMRETTIPMRLIDGPSDPNSGAHMAARYREVIPNPDVVMLADDIAHWPQIEAPDAVLEHFLEFVTPLLWRPFGAR, encoded by the coding sequence ATGCACGCCGAACTCGAAGCCTGGAAGTCCGCCGGCCAGTATTTCGACTACCTCGGATTCGACATCTTCTACCGCCAGGACGGCCTCGAGCTCGGCAGCGGACCGGTGCTGTTGCTCATCCACGGCTACCCGTTCAATTCATGGGACTGGTCACTGATCTGGCCGGCGCTCATCGAGAAGTTCACCGTGATCGCGCCGGACATGATCGGCATGGGATTCTCCGCAAAGCCGTCGGCGTACCAGTACTCGGTGCACGACCACGCCGATATGCACGAGGCGCTGCTGGACCACCTCGGCGTGCAGACCGCCCATATCCTGGCCCACGACATCGGCGATTCGGTGTGCCAGGAACTGCTGGCCCGCAACCGGTTCGGCGATCAGTCGTACGGCAAGCTGAACATCGAGTCGATCACCTGGCTCAACGGTGGGCTGTTCGTCGAGTCGTACACCCCGCGGCTGCTGCAGAAGGCGCTGTCGCGAACTCCGTTGGGCGACATCATCAGCCCGCTGCAGGGCACGCCCTTGTCGCGGCGGCTGGCCGACCCGACCATCAACGAGATGTTCGGCGTCAACACCAAACCGTCGAAGGAACTGATGGACAAGTTCCACGAAATCCTCGACTACAACGACGGCAAGAAGGTCATGCACCAGGTCGGCCGCTTCATCAACGACCGCTACACCCACCGCAACCGCTGGGTGCGCGCGATGCGTGAGACGACGATCCCCATGCGACTGATCGACGGCCCGTCCGATCCGAACTCCGGCGCCCACATGGCCGCCAGGTACCGGGAGGTCATCCCCAACCCGGACGTCGTGATGCTGGCCGACGACATCGCGCACTGGCCGCAGATCGAAGCGCCCGACGCGGTGCTCGAGCACTTCCTGGAGTTCGTCACGCCGCTGCTGTGGCGGCCGTTCGGCGCCCGCTGA